The following coding sequences are from one Pigmentibacter sp. JX0631 window:
- a CDS encoding pyridoxal phosphate-dependent aminotransferase family protein: MSFNYLSEVWEKSLKKIIAEGNYREINSFQQLVKNNKNFIDFSSNDYLDLRNNKSIIDAGHRSALKNGAGSGSSRLVLELDQNISLLENYFSEKTEFRYSIFFPSGFVANAALFDALSLFQWEEQEKQNIHYFIDHRCHASLFYGLKNANVYSDFFRHNDYMHLEHKLLHSVAPVKIVVIESLYSVDGDFSDPQALLQLCEKYNLLIIIDETHTVGTYGKSRTWLQAYSFLKPYILASMSGCGKAIGVAGGFLATDHYQLKERIIQKSKLLINSTAVSPFVTGAVQKSLEIIYSSEGLNLITKLHENISYLRDRLAEFSENESEFNFDIFDFSKQRSNIFPLVYKYHWEIKQKEKYFIENGLILKALRPPTVPKGTSRFRVILKSSHSRNDIDMLVEFLKK, encoded by the coding sequence ATGTCCTTTAATTATCTAAGTGAAGTATGGGAAAAATCACTAAAAAAAATAATAGCAGAAGGTAATTATCGTGAGATAAATTCCTTTCAGCAATTAGTAAAAAATAATAAAAACTTTATTGATTTTTCATCCAATGATTATTTAGATCTAAGAAATAACAAGAGTATTATCGATGCTGGGCATAGAAGTGCCCTAAAAAATGGTGCGGGTTCTGGTAGTTCTAGATTAGTATTGGAACTCGACCAAAATATTTCATTGCTAGAAAATTATTTTTCGGAAAAAACTGAGTTTCGTTATTCAATTTTCTTTCCAAGTGGATTTGTTGCTAATGCAGCGTTATTTGATGCTCTTTCTTTGTTTCAGTGGGAAGAACAAGAAAAACAAAATATTCATTACTTTATCGATCATCGTTGCCATGCAAGTTTATTTTATGGTTTAAAAAATGCAAATGTGTATAGTGACTTTTTTAGGCATAATGACTATATGCATTTAGAACATAAACTTTTGCATTCTGTAGCACCGGTAAAAATTGTTGTTATTGAATCGTTATATTCTGTTGATGGTGACTTTTCTGATCCGCAGGCTTTACTGCAATTGTGTGAGAAATATAATTTATTAATTATCATTGATGAAACGCATACTGTTGGTACTTATGGAAAGAGTAGAACTTGGTTACAAGCGTATTCCTTTTTAAAACCTTATATTCTTGCTTCCATGTCTGGCTGTGGGAAAGCAATTGGTGTTGCTGGTGGTTTTCTGGCAACAGATCATTATCAATTAAAAGAAAGAATCATTCAAAAATCTAAATTGTTAATTAATTCAACTGCAGTTTCACCTTTTGTAACCGGAGCTGTACAAAAATCATTAGAAATTATTTACTCTTCAGAAGGTTTAAATTTAATTACTAAACTACATGAAAATATTTCTTATTTGAGAGATAGATTGGCTGAATTTTCAGAAAATGAATCTGAGTTTAACTTTGACATATTTGATTTTAGTAAACAAAGGTCAAATATATTTCCACTTGTTTATAAATATCATTGGGAAATAAAACAAAAAGAAAAATATTTTATTGAAAACGGTTTAATTTTAAAAGCTTTGCGACCTCCTACAGTTCCTAAAGGAACTTCCCGCTTTAGAGTTATTTTAAAATCCAGTCATTCAAGAAATGACATTGATATGTTGGTTGAATTTTTAAAAAAATAA
- the bioB gene encoding biotin synthase BioB, with product MQQISESFENQPLSASCQTENIDCGISEDYDEEIYQKAMNFYHMPFLQLIQEAAVVHKENWPQADIQRSALLSIKTGSCPEDCSYCPQSARYETDIKKHPLMEVEDIVEKAKAAKENGAQRFCMGAAWRKPPRGEQFDRVLEAIRQVKALGMESCVTLGLLDEEQASKLKQAGLDYYNHNVDTSKDYYSKVITTRKFKDRVKTLRNVRNQNINICCGGILGMGESASDRMKLIAFLATMTPQPESVPINFLVKFDGTPLEKMEDIDILHFVRTIAVARLLLPKSRIRLSAGRMDMSREAQILCLTAGANSIFSGEVLLTSPLPGYTFDNQLIDDMTKPLTVSNKEMVNVL from the coding sequence ATGCAACAGATATCCGAATCTTTTGAAAACCAACCCCTATCAGCATCCTGTCAAACAGAAAATATTGATTGTGGAATTTCAGAAGATTACGATGAAGAAATTTATCAAAAAGCTATGAATTTTTACCACATGCCTTTTTTGCAATTAATACAAGAAGCAGCTGTTGTTCATAAGGAAAATTGGCCCCAAGCCGATATCCAAAGAAGTGCCCTTCTTTCAATTAAAACTGGTTCGTGTCCTGAAGATTGTTCCTATTGTCCCCAAAGCGCACGCTATGAAACGGACATAAAAAAACATCCCTTGATGGAAGTAGAAGATATTGTAGAAAAGGCAAAAGCTGCCAAAGAAAACGGAGCTCAGCGTTTTTGTATGGGGGCAGCATGGCGTAAACCACCACGTGGCGAACAATTTGATCGTGTATTAGAGGCCATACGACAAGTAAAAGCTCTTGGTATGGAATCATGTGTTACTCTTGGACTGTTAGATGAAGAGCAAGCCAGTAAACTAAAACAAGCTGGCTTAGATTATTACAATCATAATGTAGATACTTCTAAAGATTATTATTCAAAAGTAATTACCACTAGAAAATTTAAAGATAGAGTAAAAACCTTAAGAAATGTTAGAAATCAAAATATCAATATTTGCTGTGGCGGTATTTTGGGGATGGGTGAATCCGCTTCAGATAGAATGAAACTGATTGCATTTTTAGCGACCATGACCCCACAACCAGAAAGTGTTCCGATTAACTTTTTAGTAAAATTTGATGGAACCCCTTTGGAAAAAATGGAAGATATTGATATTTTACATTTTGTAAGAACTATTGCCGTTGCTCGTCTTCTACTCCCTAAATCTCGTATTCGTTTATCAGCAGGAAGAATGGATATGAGCAGAGAAGCTCAAATCTTATGTTTAACTGCCGGAGCAAATTCTATTTTTTCTGGTGAAGTTCTACTTACTTCTCCTTTACCTGGTTATACGTTTGATAATCAGTTGATTGATGATATGACAAAACCGCTAACAGTTAGTAATAAAGAAATGGTAAATGTCCTTTAA
- a CDS encoding glycoside hydrolase: MKFFSKNSLFFFICININNINAFADSNIIDIQLDNWSAEINLKSLEVMGKTEQNSLSIASPISHLLSDFKNLKKSSNTFSWDYPEKSISVEVKKENNFLVFKFTSKIPQIFEWPSTLTSTNSETNNSEELVIPDGEGLLIPTQDPFWITKIDKYDAYEYSMKEQLTLPLFANITDYNTVTYISDSSLNNTLKFNKNSDSIYIQQEHQFRQKDNLAPYIIKITVDPKQDFLAPGKHFRNLLTQKNELITLNQKAAQNKEITKLYGAFHAYLWGTGRTEESLNLLKDLGIHSLWLGYDQNINEKYKVTKKFIQTAKNYGYLVGPYDTWENIQNPKTADTQLSIFPNAWPIAAIIEEGGKRKPGFQNRGYEASSEYFVKQKPENKDLYSRLKNFKETGINSYFLDVDATGALHDDYSPIHPMNAKKDMENRIKRLNHISKQEKLVLGSETAVYWAIPSLAFAHGNFSVFNSPHWKLTRQNKIYGRWYPTERPEFFFKTIKAPEDYENTKYNPLYRIPLFQYVYHDAIITTDRWEIPITKFSNLKTKRILFEILYGIPSIWSLDFKLIKENKIELKKYSDFFQTYHHKIAELPLTSFEFLTNDKFVQQAKYKNEIIVTANFSKISYKNIPKESVEVNYLKENKKVIYTP; this comes from the coding sequence ATGAAATTTTTTTCTAAAAATTCCCTCTTTTTTTTTATCTGCATTAATATAAATAATATAAATGCATTTGCCGATTCAAATATAATTGATATTCAATTAGACAATTGGAGTGCAGAAATAAATTTAAAGAGTTTAGAAGTAATGGGAAAAACAGAGCAAAATTCTCTTTCAATTGCGTCGCCTATTTCCCACTTACTTAGTGACTTTAAAAATTTAAAAAAAAGTTCTAATACTTTTAGCTGGGATTATCCGGAAAAAAGTATCTCTGTAGAAGTCAAAAAAGAAAACAATTTCTTAGTATTTAAATTCACTTCTAAAATTCCACAAATATTTGAATGGCCAAGCACCTTAACATCTACTAATTCAGAAACAAATAATTCTGAAGAGTTAGTTATACCAGATGGAGAAGGTTTACTTATTCCGACTCAAGATCCTTTTTGGATTACAAAAATTGATAAATATGACGCTTATGAATATTCAATGAAAGAACAGCTCACGTTACCTTTATTTGCTAATATAACAGATTATAATACTGTGACGTATATATCAGATAGTTCTTTAAACAATACTTTAAAATTTAATAAAAATTCAGATAGTATTTATATCCAACAAGAACATCAATTTAGGCAAAAAGATAATTTAGCACCTTACATTATAAAAATAACAGTAGACCCAAAGCAAGATTTTTTGGCTCCTGGAAAACATTTTAGAAATTTATTAACTCAAAAAAATGAACTCATTACATTAAATCAAAAAGCAGCTCAGAATAAAGAAATTACTAAATTATACGGCGCTTTTCATGCATATCTTTGGGGAACAGGAAGAACAGAGGAATCTTTAAATTTATTAAAAGATTTAGGAATTCATTCTCTGTGGCTTGGTTACGACCAAAATATTAATGAGAAATATAAAGTGACAAAAAAATTTATTCAGACAGCAAAAAATTATGGTTACTTAGTGGGGCCTTATGATACATGGGAAAATATTCAAAATCCAAAGACTGCAGACACCCAACTTTCTATTTTTCCAAATGCCTGGCCAATTGCTGCTATTATTGAAGAAGGAGGCAAACGCAAACCTGGGTTTCAAAACCGTGGATACGAAGCAAGTTCTGAATATTTTGTGAAGCAAAAACCTGAAAATAAAGATTTATATTCCAGGCTAAAAAATTTCAAAGAAACAGGAATTAATAGTTACTTTTTGGATGTCGATGCTACAGGCGCATTGCATGATGATTATTCACCAATTCATCCTATGAATGCAAAAAAAGATATGGAAAATAGAATTAAACGATTAAATCATATTTCTAAGCAAGAGAAATTAGTTTTAGGCTCGGAGACTGCTGTTTATTGGGCAATTCCAAGTCTTGCTTTTGCACATGGAAATTTTTCAGTATTTAATTCTCCGCATTGGAAATTGACTAGACAAAATAAAATTTATGGTCGTTGGTATCCTACAGAAAGACCTGAATTCTTTTTTAAAACTATTAAAGCCCCTGAAGACTATGAAAATACTAAATATAATCCATTATATCGAATTCCATTGTTTCAATATGTGTATCATGATGCCATCATAACAACTGATAGATGGGAAATTCCAATAACTAAATTTAGTAACTTGAAAACAAAAAGAATTCTATTTGAAATACTATATGGAATTCCTTCTATTTGGTCTTTAGATTTTAAACTAATTAAAGAAAACAAAATAGAATTAAAAAAATATTCTGATTTTTTTCAAACATACCATCACAAAATTGCTGAATTACCATTAACTAGTTTTGAATTTTTAACTAACGATAAATTTGTTCAACAAGCAAAATATAAAAATGAAATTATAGTAACTGCAAATTTTTCAAAGATTAGTTATAAAAATATTCCTAAAGAAAGTGTTGAAGTAAATTATCTTAAAGAAAATAAAAAAGTAATATATACACCTTAA
- a CDS encoding tetratricopeptide repeat protein yields MDHSDLFKKFGLNPPEPFSTELSIHVGESHNEIRLIIKHHLNKLGFNNVRADRDGHASLAELKVKPAHIALEGDDLDVVTGYDMLKELMEDPNVSRPPFILMSKPLNKAELMFALEMGMDDILVRPISQGDLLPKIRNAYNVFNNPKNPERVYELAKAKLRAEDYPQAFHIYSELTKVSEKAARPYIGMARVQIKQNSLEEALGYVNKGIEKNENYIHAYVVRADIYTAMKQDEKALEDLKKALELSPMNIIRYEGCTESLLKQNKIDECLSILNIGASAGLKHPYIIERLGYCYFLKKDYVNALKLLKEAVRIDPENVSYANSLAICYRDSKDFEKAVLTYNQILKKQPDNHLVLFNKAVTLIFWDKKDEAIKILRRILKIDPNYNKAKEKLSELGASIEG; encoded by the coding sequence GTGGATCATTCTGATCTCTTTAAAAAGTTTGGCTTAAATCCACCAGAACCTTTTAGTACTGAATTATCAATCCATGTTGGTGAATCTCATAATGAAATCCGTCTTATAATTAAACATCATTTAAATAAATTAGGTTTTAATAATGTGCGGGCTGATAGAGATGGTCATGCTTCGTTAGCTGAGCTTAAAGTAAAACCAGCACATATTGCTTTGGAAGGTGATGATTTAGATGTCGTAACTGGCTACGACATGCTCAAAGAATTAATGGAAGATCCAAATGTAAGTCGCCCTCCTTTTATTTTAATGTCTAAACCACTAAATAAAGCTGAATTGATGTTTGCCTTGGAAATGGGAATGGATGACATTTTAGTCCGTCCTATATCCCAAGGGGATTTGTTACCTAAAATAAGAAATGCTTATAATGTATTTAACAATCCTAAAAATCCAGAGAGAGTTTATGAACTCGCTAAAGCAAAATTAAGAGCTGAAGATTATCCTCAGGCATTTCATATTTATTCAGAGCTGACAAAAGTATCAGAAAAAGCGGCTAGGCCTTATATAGGCATGGCAAGGGTGCAAATTAAGCAAAATAGTTTAGAAGAAGCATTAGGTTATGTGAATAAAGGAATTGAAAAAAATGAAAACTATATTCACGCCTATGTTGTACGAGCTGATATATATACAGCTATGAAACAAGATGAAAAAGCTCTTGAAGATTTAAAAAAAGCTCTAGAATTAAGCCCAATGAACATTATTCGTTATGAAGGTTGTACGGAATCATTACTCAAGCAAAATAAAATTGATGAGTGCTTAAGTATACTAAATATTGGTGCTAGTGCTGGATTAAAACATCCTTACATTATTGAAAGATTGGGCTATTGTTACTTTTTAAAGAAAGATTATGTCAATGCTTTAAAGCTATTAAAAGAGGCCGTGCGGATAGATCCAGAAAATGTGAGTTACGCCAATTCTTTAGCTATTTGTTATCGCGATTCAAAAGATTTTGAAAAAGCAGTGTTAACTTATAATCAGATTTTAAAGAAACAACCCGATAATCATCTTGTCTTGTTTAATAAGGCAGTAACTCTTATTTTTTGGGATAAAAAGGACGAAGCTATTAAGATACTTAGACGTATTTTAAAGATAGATCCTAACTATAATAAGGCTAAAGAGAAACTAAGTGAGTTAGGTGCTTCGATAGAAGGTTAG
- the tyrS gene encoding tyrosine--tRNA ligase codes for MTTKNSFINNLRKRGLIAQISHEEELEQIFEKGNQNEKGVRYSVYCGFDPTAASLHVGNLAALMMLRRAQDAGLQPIVLFGGATGLIGDPTGRTEMRPMNTKDQIANYIENFKILVNRYFRFDVPNPPIFVNNIDWIGQMSWIDFSRDIGRHFTVARLLSAEVNRSRFEDGGLTFMELGYQILQSFDFLHLYKNFNCIMQFGGDDQWSNILGGADLIRRVVSGKAFAVTTPLLVASDGKKFGKTAGNAVWLDPNLFSPYEFFQFFRNVHDADIQKMLKVFTLKTLEEIDHILANENINQVKEVMAFEITKIVHGEEEALKSVEASKVLFSGKVGDLSHAPSLIISKEELIAGIDILTILIKCGFSSSRGEARKLVQGNGLTFNGNKMTDFNYKLQENDFVTEQNAIILRKGKKDYHLVKLE; via the coding sequence ATGACCACAAAAAATTCATTTATTAACAACCTCCGTAAACGGGGGCTTATCGCCCAAATAAGTCATGAAGAAGAACTAGAACAAATTTTTGAAAAAGGGAATCAAAACGAAAAAGGTGTTCGTTATTCTGTCTATTGTGGATTTGATCCTACTGCAGCCAGTCTCCACGTAGGAAATTTAGCCGCTCTTATGATGCTTAGACGCGCACAAGATGCTGGTCTACAACCTATTGTTCTCTTTGGAGGAGCGACTGGTTTAATCGGAGATCCCACTGGCAGAACAGAAATGCGTCCTATGAATACAAAAGATCAAATTGCTAATTATATTGAAAATTTCAAAATATTAGTAAACAGATACTTTCGTTTTGATGTTCCTAATCCACCTATTTTTGTAAACAACATTGACTGGATTGGTCAAATGAGTTGGATTGATTTTTCAAGAGATATAGGTCGCCATTTTACTGTGGCTAGACTTTTATCTGCAGAAGTAAATAGAAGTCGCTTTGAAGATGGCGGATTAACTTTCATGGAATTAGGTTATCAAATTCTTCAATCATTTGATTTTCTCCACCTTTATAAAAATTTTAACTGTATAATGCAATTTGGAGGTGATGATCAGTGGTCTAATATTTTAGGCGGAGCAGATCTTATTCGCAGAGTTGTTTCTGGAAAAGCTTTTGCTGTTACTACGCCTTTACTAGTTGCTAGTGACGGAAAAAAATTTGGTAAAACTGCAGGCAATGCTGTTTGGTTAGATCCTAATTTATTTTCACCATATGAATTCTTTCAATTTTTTAGAAATGTTCATGATGCAGATATTCAAAAAATGTTAAAGGTATTTACTCTAAAAACTCTTGAAGAGATTGATCATATTTTGGCAAATGAAAATATAAATCAAGTCAAAGAGGTTATGGCTTTTGAAATTACTAAAATAGTCCATGGCGAAGAAGAAGCTTTGAAGTCGGTTGAAGCTTCAAAAGTTTTATTTTCAGGAAAAGTAGGTGATCTATCACATGCTCCTTCATTAATTATTTCAAAAGAAGAACTTATTGCTGGTATTGATATTTTAACTATTTTAATCAAATGTGGTTTTTCTAGCAGTCGAGGTGAGGCAAGAAAATTAGTTCAAGGTAACGGCTTAACGTTTAATGGAAATAAAATGACTGATTTTAATTATAAATTACAAGAAAATGATTTTGTCACTGAACAAAATGCCATTATTCTTAGAAAAGGTAAAAAAGATTATCATCTTGTTAAACTTGAATAA
- a CDS encoding S8 family serine peptidase, translated as MIKYLFIFFVFSVYSCSKFTINDDKILTTSDGSYVIETGLNDLELLSYGKEVIYRFKTVPNMIAVKSINMGKNDHNFIYLNSIYKIPESNEKKRPYFNNLNSSLTTTNSCFNAYCEANFDKALSEIQTKNLNLYPIKVAIVDSGVIPSTYLIKNNLVDIINLTNDENKKNWASHATYIASIFTGTVEQSVVKNIYAKNSKISSLKITFSDDPDANLNKNYGSMQLAVAMDYAVYLGAKLVNLSLSYTEKPDPNVELAEKIIISQAAKSNVLFLVAAGNESTDLQQLPVYPASYNLNNIITVGSHSSYLSLASSSNYGDDVDISAQASLIELNNKNGELEFVSGTSFAAPLVGAALSLYFGIFPSANINRALTDLFSSANNAYSSYYGVSKKTKYGRLDVKAFIDSGFKNN; from the coding sequence ATGATAAAATATTTGTTTATTTTCTTTGTTTTTTCTGTTTATTCTTGTTCAAAATTTACAATTAATGATGATAAAATTCTAACAACATCAGATGGTTCATACGTGATTGAAACAGGACTAAATGATTTGGAACTATTAAGTTATGGCAAAGAAGTAATATATCGATTTAAAACAGTACCAAATATGATAGCTGTTAAATCTATTAATATGGGGAAAAACGATCACAATTTTATTTATTTGAATAGTATTTATAAAATACCAGAAAGTAATGAAAAAAAAAGACCATATTTCAATAATTTAAATTCTAGTTTAACTACGACAAACAGTTGTTTTAATGCTTACTGTGAGGCAAACTTTGATAAAGCCTTGTCAGAAATTCAGACAAAAAATCTTAATTTGTATCCAATTAAAGTTGCCATTGTTGACTCGGGAGTTATTCCGTCAACCTATTTAATTAAAAATAATTTAGTTGATATAATTAACTTAACTAATGATGAAAATAAAAAAAACTGGGCATCACATGCAACTTATATTGCATCAATATTTACTGGAACTGTAGAACAGTCTGTAGTAAAAAATATCTATGCAAAAAATTCCAAAATTTCATCTTTAAAAATTACTTTTTCTGACGATCCTGATGCCAATTTAAATAAGAATTATGGATCGATGCAGCTTGCAGTTGCAATGGATTATGCTGTTTATTTGGGAGCAAAGTTAGTAAATTTAAGTTTGTCATATACAGAAAAGCCTGATCCAAATGTAGAGTTAGCTGAAAAAATTATTATTTCTCAAGCGGCAAAAAGTAATGTTTTATTTCTTGTTGCTGCTGGAAATGAGTCAACTGACTTACAACAGTTACCAGTTTATCCCGCTTCTTATAATTTGAATAATATAATAACTGTAGGCTCTCATTCCTCATATCTGAGTTTAGCTTCTAGCTCAAATTATGGAGATGATGTTGATATTTCTGCCCAAGCAAGTTTAATAGAATTAAATAATAAAAATGGTGAATTAGAATTTGTTTCTGGAACAAGTTTTGCAGCCCCACTTGTCGGAGCAGCTTTATCGCTGTATTTTGGAATTTTTCCGTCTGCAAATATTAATAGAGCTTTAACAGATTTATTTTCAAGTGCAAATAATGCATATTCAAGTTATTATGGTGTTAGCAAAAAAACAAAATATGGTCGCTTAGATGTAAAAGCATTTATAGATAGCGGATTTAAAAACAATTAG
- a CDS encoding SDR family NAD(P)-dependent oxidoreductase gives MSTEKWVIGTGFSRGIGFELAKIIKDNNYKIIHLGRGQCGFEDHFIWWDLLNPITDSPILELSKNLYGKQIAGFIYAAGVMPILSVSESNRTEKHLFWQSQAESLRINYLSCAEIIEDILPFIMSKNDTDSQITPFVAHLSSLAAIDPFPGLELYGGSKAACLFYFKWLSKRFAMDELTCLSVHPGTVNTDMVNNILQNSSNDLSIVKLYQKMKQNNEFIEPAKAAEKIYKFLFNDSELRNNSHGKLFLADKGSIFEQK, from the coding sequence ATGAGTACTGAAAAGTGGGTTATTGGTACAGGGTTTTCAAGAGGAATTGGCTTTGAATTAGCAAAAATAATTAAAGATAATAATTACAAAATTATTCACTTGGGTAGAGGACAGTGTGGATTTGAAGATCATTTCATTTGGTGGGATTTATTAAATCCTATAACTGATAGCCCAATTTTAGAACTTTCTAAAAATTTGTATGGTAAACAAATAGCTGGTTTTATATACGCAGCGGGAGTGATGCCAATATTGTCGGTTAGTGAATCGAATAGGACAGAGAAACATTTGTTTTGGCAATCTCAAGCTGAATCTTTAAGAATAAATTACCTTTCATGTGCTGAAATAATTGAAGACATTCTTCCTTTTATTATGAGTAAAAATGACACGGATTCACAAATAACTCCTTTTGTTGCTCATTTATCATCGCTTGCAGCTATCGATCCATTTCCTGGTCTTGAATTGTACGGGGGGTCTAAAGCAGCCTGTTTATTTTATTTTAAATGGCTTTCAAAACGTTTTGCAATGGATGAGTTGACATGTTTATCTGTTCATCCAGGGACTGTAAATACAGATATGGTAAATAATATACTACAAAATTCGTCTAATGATCTCAGTATTGTGAAACTGTATCAAAAAATGAAACAAAATAATGAATTTATTGAGCCAGCAAAAGCAGCTGAAAAAATTTATAAGTTTTTATTTAATGATTCAGAATTAAGAAATAATTCCCATGGGAAACTATTTCTAGCTGATAAAGGCTCGATTTTTGAGCAAAAATAA
- a CDS encoding ABC transporter ATP-binding protein/permease yields the protein MFIDNNVDEVSSANSFSNSVYKTIYLSLKDNINNFYFLTFLGFMGRACLLINANIIGIWVDKLCVNNAICENRNSYFKNYTFDQFFTLLLFLSFIGFALSLYFRFNISKIGTLSTAKIYDETTYRVSRFPIHFFDTNQFGKIITRFSSDYSAITRMSGGPLAEVLSLIFDLVLFCLLILLASPYFFPVLLFLVGLNFYLYKKNKFLIRKERRQLNIYRAPTITHFSETIQGAKVIKVYGKENVFTNKFNEKLKEFIFQRFRTLNLVSFFSLKMSFLNIAIFFITGALGAFLMKFYYISLGSLIVVLTFILMTSSSVQVFFEWLALIEEALTGIERLDSYLKMNLEEGNFLPIEAQFNNGKKNYSSNHLRNVANPLNGLKNAKLTVKNLSLRYFDHTPIILKDISFDVEAGEKIGIIGKTGSGKSSLINAIFYLYPFLNGKITINNYEPILNENKIVLDNYISLKDFRSSLSLISQEPILFSGTLRDNLILDKNISDDEIFEVTKKLGLRKVFSSGKKILDTEMKENGGNFSLGEKQLLCMTRCLLQNRPIVLMDEATSSIDPYSEELLVNATNQFLHGKTQIIVAHQLSTVEKCDRILWLDSGKIIQFTSPEIVLKAFKNFEDTKFN from the coding sequence ATGTTTATAGATAATAATGTTGATGAAGTATCTAGTGCAAATAGTTTTTCTAATTCAGTATATAAAACAATTTATTTATCCTTAAAAGATAATATTAATAATTTTTATTTTCTTACATTTTTAGGTTTCATGGGAAGAGCTTGTTTATTAATAAACGCCAATATAATTGGTATTTGGGTTGATAAATTATGTGTTAACAATGCAATTTGCGAAAATAGAAATAGCTATTTTAAAAATTATACATTTGATCAGTTTTTTACACTACTTTTATTCTTATCATTTATTGGATTTGCATTAAGTTTATATTTCCGATTTAATATTTCTAAAATAGGAACATTGTCTACCGCTAAAATTTATGATGAAACAACATACAGAGTATCTCGTTTTCCTATTCATTTTTTTGATACAAATCAATTTGGGAAAATAATTACCAGATTTAGTAGTGACTATTCTGCTATTACAAGAATGTCAGGAGGTCCGTTAGCTGAGGTTTTATCTTTAATTTTTGATTTGGTATTATTTTGTTTACTAATATTGCTTGCTAGTCCTTACTTTTTTCCTGTTTTACTTTTTTTAGTTGGTTTAAACTTTTATTTATATAAAAAAAATAAATTCTTAATAAGAAAAGAAAGAAGGCAACTAAATATTTATAGAGCGCCTACAATAACTCATTTTTCAGAAACTATTCAAGGTGCAAAAGTTATAAAAGTGTATGGTAAAGAAAATGTCTTTACAAATAAGTTTAACGAAAAATTAAAGGAATTTATTTTTCAGAGATTTAGAACTTTGAATTTAGTTAGTTTTTTTTCTTTAAAAATGAGTTTTTTGAATATTGCCATATTTTTTATTACAGGAGCTTTAGGAGCTTTTTTAATGAAATTTTATTACATTTCTTTAGGCTCACTTATAGTGGTTCTTACTTTTATATTAATGACTTCGTCATCTGTGCAAGTATTTTTTGAATGGTTAGCCCTTATAGAAGAAGCTTTAACAGGAATTGAAAGGTTGGATTCTTATCTAAAAATGAATTTGGAAGAAGGTAATTTTCTGCCGATTGAAGCGCAGTTTAATAACGGAAAGAAAAATTATTCTTCTAATCACTTAAGAAATGTTGCTAATCCACTGAATGGTTTAAAAAATGCTAAATTAACTGTAAAAAACTTAAGTTTAAGGTACTTTGACCACACACCTATTATTTTGAAGGATATTTCATTTGATGTTGAAGCTGGAGAAAAAATTGGGATAATTGGAAAAACTGGAAGCGGAAAATCTTCATTGATTAATGCTATTTTTTATTTATACCCGTTTCTCAATGGGAAAATTACAATAAATAATTATGAGCCTATTCTTAATGAAAATAAAATAGTACTAGATAATTATATAAGTCTTAAAGACTTTCGTTCTAGTTTGTCTCTAATTTCACAAGAACCTATTTTGTTTTCGGGAACACTAAGAGATAATTTAATTCTAGATAAAAATATATCTGACGACGAAATTTTTGAAGTAACAAAAAAATTAGGATTGAGAAAGGTATTCAGTAGTGGTAAAAAAATATTAGACACTGAAATGAAGGAAAATGGTGGAAATTTTTCTTTAGGCGAAAAACAATTGCTCTGTATGACTAGATGCCTTCTACAAAATAGACCAATTGTTTTAATGGATGAAGCCACAAGTTCAATCGATCCTTATTCTGAGGAGTTATTAGTGAATGCTACAAATCAATTTTTACACGGCAAAACACAAATTATTGTGGCACATCAATTATCAACAGTTGAAAAATGCGATCGTATTCTTTGGCTGGACTCAGGAAAAATTATACAGTTTACTTCACCAGAAATAGTACTAAAAGCATTTAAAAACTTTGAAGATACAAAATTTAACTAA